In Fragaria vesca subsp. vesca linkage group LG5, FraVesHawaii_1.0, whole genome shotgun sequence, the genomic stretch CTTCATCAGGTTCTCCTGTAGGTGGAGAAGACTCCTTGTTTTCTGGAGCTTCCAGTCCTGACATTAGATCAGGTGTGTCAACTTGATTTCCATCAGATGAGACGCCTCTTGGTGGAGAACACTCCTTGTTCTCTGGACTAGCAGGTGCCTCCAAAAGGCTCTCTGTCGAAGGAGATGATATTGCTGAAAACTCATCTTCATTTATGGATGCGTTCAGGTCAATCTGAACTCCAAACTCAACATCATTTATGGATGAGTTCAGGTCAATTTGAACTCCAGGACCATCTTTCTTGAATTTACTCTTTTCTACATGTTCATCAGCAGTTAATTCTGCTTCTTTGACCCATACCGAATCATGAGGCACATTTAAATCAAGTAGCACAGCTCTTTTAGAACCTTCATGCTTTTCTGTTCCAAGTGTTTGGAAACTCTGGGAAACTGCCACATCCAAAGAACAGCTAGAAGGCATGAAATTCAAGTCTATGTCCTTTTGAGCATTGACATTTGCAGAATCCTGCATGTATCTGGTCATTCCATGAAGTTCAGGCACTAAACCATCTTTAACTCTTATCAGATTATCACAACCAATGGTTGGTGGCTGATCCCCTGAGTTGTTGGATTCTAAATAAAAGCCATTGATAAAGCTACTGTCAGCGACCGTACCATCATGTGTTGTACTAGACCTCAGATGCTTCTTTAACTGTAACCTTTCTTCCTCAAGCCCAGGCCTTAGTGTTGATGATTTACAGTTGTTACTGAGTGGTATAGAGGTGTCGACAATTGGGGTGTGTGCCAAGTCATGTATAGGTTTTCTTAAACCTGCAAAGCATGAGGACCCAGAATTTTCCATGTAGTCACGAGGAATATGCTGAGATGATGTGCACATCAAATCTCCACTTTGTCCAGATTGATGACCACCTTTAGAACCAGAATTTCTTCTGAGGTTCTGAACACCAATCGTTGCTCCTTGACTCGATGATTTTTGGCAATTGTGAAGCAGGGATGACGGTTCATGTTGCTTGAGCTTCTTATGTAATGAGTTAGATGACGAGGACAAGTAATCTGCATATAAGAAAGTATTGAAGCTGCTTTGAATTTTCCCTGAAAGGATAAGTGCTTACCATATAAGAAAACTACGAGTTATCAAAGCTATGCAGACAGATTTTAAGTGACTGACTTTCAAACTGACTCTGAAGCATATATGATAAACAACACTCTAAAATTAAAATGGGGAAACTTGAAATGCTCACCAGCACTGTGATTACAAGACAACAACAGCTCCTGTTTGCTTTTTGTGCCTTGCAGTAGAATACTTGAGTAAGCCTCGATGTCAGTGGGCCCCACAAAACGATTGGATGTAAAATCTCTTTCTTCCTCTAGCTCATACCGATGATTTAAGTCAACCAGACCTTTTTCTAATGATGCAGCACTTGAGGCATAGTTGGGAACAGAGTTGAATCCATTAGTTGCATAACCATTGCACACAACCTCGGGAATTTTCTTAGTAGGATAACTTGATACCTCAGCTGCTTCAGAAACCTTTCCATCTTCTAACAGTTCCTCTTCTTCACTATCAATGTATATTGTATCAGGTGGAAGTTGAAGGTCCCAGTTCTTCCGAGATTTCTTGCATTTAGATTTCAAAAATCTACGGTCTCCTGAATGGTCTTCAGATTGAACAGGATATGAGCATGCCTGTATGTTCCTCTTTTGAACAAAACATGAAGGTAACTGGACATTTTCAGCACCTGAAATAGATAATTGACTGCATGCGGGGATGTTGAACGTCTTTTGAGTACAGACAAGCGAGGTTTGAGACAAAGAAGAAGTCTGCCTTGAAGCCTCAGTGCCCAGATTATGTTTATCTAATTCATTCCTTGTCATGCCCATTAATTCTCTCTGTCTTCCATATAGGCGGTGGAGGTCCAGAATCTGGGTGTCACAAGACATTTCAGGTAAGGTGTTATTTGTT encodes the following:
- the LOC101304195 gene encoding uncharacterized protein LOC101304195, which gives rise to MHRNSDLLEMEAHVPCNSFPPVYIPKMNHNSSANGSERNHNLTTDQLVGYYKEEFKQTMLNQEMIFKNQILDLHRLYGRQRELMGMTRNELDKHNLGTEASRQTSSLSQTSLVCTQKTFNIPACSQLSISGAENVQLPSCFVQKRNIQACSYPVQSEDHSGDRRFLKSKCKKSRKNWDLQLPPDTIYIDSEEEELLEDGKVSEAAEVSSYPTKKIPEVVCNGYATNGFNSVPNYASSAASLEKGLVDLNHRYELEEERDFTSNRFVGPTDIEAYSSILLQGTKSKQELLLSCNHSADYLSSSSNSLHKKLKQHEPSSLLHNCQKSSSQGATIGVQNLRRNSGSKGGHQSGQSGDLMCTSSQHIPRDYMENSGSSCFAGLRKPIHDLAHTPIVDTSIPLSNNCKSSTLRPGLEEERLQLKKHLRSSTTHDGTVADSSFINGFYLESNNSGDQPPTIGCDNLIRVKDGLVPELHGMTRYMQDSANVNAQKDIDLNFMPSSCSLDVAVSQSFQTLGTEKHEGSKRAVLLDLNVPHDSVWVKEAELTADEHVEKSKFKKDGPGVQIDLNSSINDVEFGVQIDLNASINEDEFSAISSPSTESLLEAPASPENKECSPPRGVSSDGNQVDTPDLMSGLEAPENKESSPPTGEPDEDHVEIPIPLSVQEDFQYKVCAQPTESDEQVDAPCPLSVPEDLERMVCYGPTESDEHIDRPIALSGQGGLQNKECSQPIEFDENQIETPFPLSNMENKDCSQTMDSDENQFETHLPSGLDDLECKDCSQPMDSDETHIWTPLPLSGHDDLETKECSQPMGSTEKQIGTPVQLSGHEVHLEEEMFRTAAECLVSISSSVCHTCSERTTGKPTKTLFNSLKWFAGLASSVLGSLEHKVGCDDNQVVLPDGMDYFEAMTLMLPEKKVEESCCCRGNDYKEEVIVTASSQSQPKKGRPRKGMQWTKNFQKEVLPGLESLSRCEVSEDLQIIGTLIEASADCSETRSVRYAAKFGLTRGRRKCTISASNVKESTAASPLNHIGVKRQLERERRSLIDWGEVTRGRRGQRNLGSKV